One Benincasa hispida cultivar B227 chromosome 5, ASM972705v1, whole genome shotgun sequence genomic window carries:
- the LOC120078160 gene encoding 30S ribosomal protein S31, mitochondrial encodes MAMAQLCGALARGVMAAERRSPSLTSSMAAEGLVPILCGRGDKKTKKGKRFKGSYGNARPKKEKKIQRIKDKIEVPSSTPWPLPFKLI; translated from the coding sequence atgGCGATGGCGCAGTTATGCGGCGCATTAGCTAGGGGAGTGATGGCGGCGGAGCGACGGTCTCCTTCTCTAACGTCGTCCATGGCGGCCGAAGGACTGGTGCCCATCCTTTGTGGACGAGGTGACAAGAAGACGAAGAAAGGGAAAAGATTCAAAGGATCATACGGAAACGCCAGgccgaagaaggagaagaagatacAGCGAATCAAGGATAAAATCGAGGTTCCTAGTTCCACTCCTTGGCCTCTTCCTTTCAAGCTCATCTGA
- the LOC120077956 gene encoding kinesin-like protein KIN-7E translates to MGAVAGEELMKLEKMQGINAREEKILVLVRLRPLNEKEIMMNEAADWECINDTSILYRNTLREGSTFPSAYTFDRVFRGDCSTKQVYEEGAREIAFSVVSGINSSIFAYGQTSSGKTYTMNGILEYSVADIFDYIRRHEERAFIVKFSAIEIYNEAVRDLLSTDTSPLRLLDDQEATIVEKVTEETLRDWNHLRELISICEAQRRIGETSLNEKSSRSHQIIKLTIESSAREFLGKDNSTTLAASVSFIDLAGSERAAQALSAGARLKEGCHINRSLLTLGTVIRKLSKGRNGHINYRDSKLTRILQPCLGGNARTAIICTLSPARSHVEQTRNTLLFACCAKEVTTKAQVNVVMSDKALVKHLQKELARLESELRTPAPVSSSSEYAALLKKKDLQIEKMAKDIKELTKQRDLAQSRVEDLLRMVGHDDVSRKDVKTTYSKLQASDGLEYEGSPSETSSVADFRGRDTGGKSFNNPHYYDGDSDDGKRFIDSHSGQSGITTALAIAEDSDDCKEVQCIEMGESVRDDGLSPPSTNNGEFRGMPFNGLNDGNIVDHELISTPVNGNREAHPIQNNSTNGQPEQRLHDVRRMDMHSLSSPYHDDACSTVAADMSSSRSLKLTRSWSCRANFKTELSPDRRESTPPHGFEKSFPGRPEGFERKLPQLDFDGGLLRLDSQSSIGSARSIKTSADEDVTRLDAFVAGLKKMRNSEYGKELAEGQVLEDGQEIDFLKNTNYVGGETLQDGLVISDWKEEFQRQQRMIIELWQTCNVSIVHRTYFFLLFQGDPADSIYMEVELRRLTFLKQTFYYGNAAMDDGRKISFSSSMRDLRRERETLCKLMQKRFSGDERKRLFQKWGIALNSKRRRLQLISQLWSNPKNMNHVTESAAIVAKLVKFAEQGQALKGNFGLSYITPPQKSRSFSWRNNRTSLL, encoded by the exons ATAGAGTATTTCGAGGTGATTGCTCTACAAAGCAGGTGTACGAGGAAGGAGCCAGAGAAATTGCATTTTCTGTAGTCAGTGGTATCAACT CAAGTATTTTTGCATATGGTCAAACAAGCAGTGGAAAGACATACACCATGAATGGAATTCTTGAATATTCAGTGGCTGATATATTTGATTACATTAGAAGG CATGAAGAAAGAGCATTCATTGTGAAATTTTCAGCTATTGAGATATACAATGAAGCTGTTAGAGACCTCCTAAGCACAGATACTAGTCCTCTCAGGCTGCTAGATGACCAAGAG GCAACTATTGTGGAGAAAGTCACCGAGGAAACTTTGAGGGACTGGAACCATTTAAGGGAGCTCATTTCAATTTGTGAAG CTCAACGACGGATTGGAGAGACCTCATTGAATGAGAAAAGTTCTAGATCTCATCAAATTATTAAACTG ACAATTGAAAGTTCTGCTCGAGAGTTTTTAGGAAAAGACAATTCAACCACACTTGCTGCTAGTGTG AGTTTTATTGATTTAGCTGGGAGTGAACGTGCAGCTCAAGCATTATCAGCAGGGGCAAGATTGAAAGAAGGATGTCACATAAATCGCAGTTTACTGACTCTGGGTACTGTCATTCGCAAATTAAG CAAAGGAAGAAATGGTCATATCAATTACAGAGATTCTAAGCTGACACGAATATTGCAGCCCTGCTTAGGTGGCAATGCTAGAACAGCCATCATCTGTACATTGAGCCCTGCAAGAAGTCACGTTGAACAAACTAGAAACACTCTCTTGTTCGCTTGTTGTGCAAAAGAGGTGACAACAAAAGCACAAGTCAACGTGGTCATGTCTGATAAGGCTTTGGTTAAGCATTTGCAGAAAGAGTTGGCGAGATTGGAGAGTGAATTGAGGACCCCTGCCCCTGTTTCATCCAGTTCTGAATATGCAGCCCTACTTAAAAAGAAAGATCTTCAAATTGAGAAG ATGGCTAAGGACATTAaagaactcactaagcaaagggATCTCGCTCAATCCCGGGTTGAAGATTTACTTCGTATGGTTGGGCATGATGATGTCTCGAGAAAG GATGTCAAAACTACTTATTCCAAATTGCAAGCAAGCGATGGTTTAGAGTATGAAGGTTCACCATCAGAAACTTCAAGTGTGGCTGATTTTCGTGGTAGAGATACGGGTGGAAAATCCTTTAACAATCCTCATTATTATGATGGAGATAGTGATGATGGAAAGAGGTTCATTGACTCTCACTCAGGTCAAAGTGGAATAACAACCGCTCTTGCAATAGCAGAGGATTCCGATGACTGCAAGGAAGTTCAATGTATTGAAATGGGGGAGTCAGTCAGGGACGATGGCTTGTCACCACCTTCTACTAATAATGGTGAATTCCGAGGAATGCCTTTTAATGGGTTAAACGATGGAAATATAGTAGACCATGAATTGATATCAACCCCTGTGAATGGGAACAGAGAAGCACATCCGATTCAAAATAATTCAACGAATGGTCAACCAGAGCAAAGACTCCATGATGTAAGAAGGATGGACATGCATTCTTTGAGCAGTCCTTACCACGACGATGCATGTTCAACGGTTGCTGCCGACATGTCAAGCTCCAGAAGCTTGAAGCTAACCAGAAGCTGGAGTTGTAGAGCCAATTTCAAGACTGAGTTATCACCTGATAGAAGAGAGAGCACTCCTCCTcatggatttgagaaaagctTTCCTGGAAGACCTGAAGGTTTTGAACGGAAACTCCCACAATTAGACTTTGATGGCGGCCTCCTGAGACTTGATTCTCAGTCTTCTATAGGAAGTGCTCGGAGCATCAAAACTTCTGCAGATGAAGACGTTACTCGCTTAGACGCCTTTGTTGCTGGattgaagaaaatgagaaacTCTGAGTATGGGAAAGAACTTGCAGAGGGACAG GTTCTGGAGGATGGGCAAGAAATAGATTTCTTAAAGAACACAAATTATGTTGGTGGTGAGACATTGCAGGATGGATTAGTCATATCGGATTGGAAGGAAGAATTTCAGAGGCAGCAGAGGATGATAATTGAGCTTTGGCAAACTTGCAACGTCTCGATTGTCCATAGAACTTACTTTTTCTTGCTCTTCCAAGGCGATCCTGCCGATTCCATTTACATGGAAGTAGAGCTTAGGAGACTGACTTttctaaaacaaacattttattacGGTAATGCAGCAATGGATGATGGCCgcaaaatctctttttcttcaAG TATGAGAGATCTTCGTCGCGAGAGAGAAACATTGTGTAAGCTAATGCAGAAGCGATTCTCAGGAGATGAAAGAAAGAGATTGTTTCAGAAATGGGGAATTGCATTGAATTCGAAACGACGAAGGCTGCAGCTGATCAGCCAGTTGTGGAGCAATCCGAAGAACATGAACCATGTAACAGAGAGTGCAGCCATTGTTGCCAAGCTTGTGAAGTTTGCTGAGCAAGGACAGGCCCTCAAGGGAAACTTTGGTCTCAGCTACATTACACCTCCACAAAAAAGTAGATCATTTAGTTGGAGAAACAATAGGACTTCTCTTCTGTGA